In the genome of Gemmatimonadales bacterium, one region contains:
- a CDS encoding SRPBCC domain-containing protein: MADTVRLVSKIHIQGRIEDVWREITKTDEPQLAFFGAQMYRLTLGPGSPVQMRTPDNKFTSVVGEILEVSPPHRFSHTMKFTAYEDPYCKVTYDLKEVGDGVEFTLTSEDIPAGTKTEKDMRRGGDFIVKTLKQIVETGKPALGTRILYGLFGLLGFMTPARCKVEHWPLKEVSHG, encoded by the coding sequence ATGGCAGACACGGTACGGCTGGTGTCAAAGATCCACATTCAGGGTCGGATCGAGGACGTGTGGCGTGAAATCACCAAGACCGATGAGCCGCAGCTCGCCTTCTTCGGCGCACAGATGTACCGGCTGACCCTTGGCCCTGGCTCGCCGGTGCAGATGCGGACGCCGGACAACAAGTTCACCTCCGTCGTCGGGGAGATTCTCGAGGTGTCGCCGCCGCACCGGTTCTCTCATACCATGAAGTTCACCGCGTACGAGGATCCCTACTGCAAGGTGACCTATGATCTCAAGGAAGTAGGCGATGGCGTGGAGTTCACGCTGACCTCCGAGGACATCCCCGCCGGTACCAAGACCGAGAAGGACATGCGGCGTGGGGGCGATTTCATCGTCAAGACGCTCAAGCAGATCGTGGAAACTGGGAAGCCGGCACTCGGGACTCGCATCCTGTACGGGCTCTTCGGGCTGCTCGGCTTCATGACCCCCGCCAGGTGCAAGGTCGAGCACTGGCCCCTGAAGGAGGTGTCCCATGGCTGA
- a CDS encoding TAXI family TRAP transporter solute-binding subunit, whose product MPFPTQPARRRLLLGLLVALATVVVGAALWWAADQIRPLPPSRLVMTTGPEGSAYRVLGLQYQRILATHGIDLELRPSEGDVENLSRLQDSSSGVDVGFVQGGLTDGTRSPGLSSLGTVMIEPLWIFYRPDAVRPTGYLADFRTARLSVGPVGSGSRALTMMLIARAGIDTDSALLAGLPPDSAAAALLAGQIDAAAILTGWEAPAIQRLLNAPGIELLPLKRVEAFAALYPFLEMVVLPEGIGDLATDNPPTDVPMLADQASLVVRRDMHPAVQHVLLDAAEQIHARPGVFNRAGQYPAAAAVDLALSAEARHYYKSGRPFLQRHLPFWAAAVLERMLLLLLPLLGIVIPLVRLTPVAVAAVVRRRVLGLYNELRALERELRAIGAEVPPQALVERLDRLDQRAHAMWLPMSFMPMIYTLRHHIALVREQMNVR is encoded by the coding sequence ATGCCATTCCCCACTCAGCCGGCCCGCCGGCGCCTGCTTCTCGGCCTCCTGGTCGCCCTTGCGACCGTGGTCGTGGGCGCCGCCCTCTGGTGGGCCGCCGACCAGATCCGCCCCCTCCCCCCGAGCCGCCTCGTGATGACGACGGGCCCGGAGGGGAGTGCCTATCGTGTGCTTGGCCTCCAGTACCAGCGAATCCTCGCCACCCACGGCATCGACCTGGAGCTCCGCCCGTCGGAAGGCGACGTGGAGAATCTCAGCCGCCTGCAGGATTCGTCGTCCGGTGTGGATGTGGGATTCGTGCAGGGTGGACTGACGGACGGGACACGCTCGCCCGGGCTGTCGTCGCTGGGCACGGTCATGATCGAGCCGCTCTGGATCTTCTATCGCCCCGACGCCGTGCGCCCGACCGGCTATCTCGCCGACTTTCGGACGGCCCGGCTTTCGGTGGGCCCGGTGGGGAGCGGCAGCCGCGCCCTGACCATGATGCTCATTGCCCGCGCGGGCATCGACACCGATTCTGCGCTCCTGGCGGGCCTCCCCCCCGATTCGGCGGCCGCCGCCCTGCTCGCCGGCCAAATCGACGCTGCTGCCATCCTGACGGGGTGGGAGGCGCCGGCCATCCAGCGACTGCTCAATGCCCCGGGGATTGAGCTCCTGCCGCTGAAGCGAGTGGAGGCGTTCGCGGCCCTCTATCCCTTCCTCGAAATGGTGGTGCTGCCCGAAGGCATCGGCGATCTCGCCACCGACAACCCGCCCACCGACGTCCCGATGCTGGCCGACCAGGCTAGCCTGGTGGTGCGCAGGGACATGCATCCGGCCGTCCAGCACGTCCTGCTCGACGCCGCCGAGCAGATTCATGCCCGACCCGGCGTGTTCAACCGCGCGGGCCAATACCCCGCCGCGGCCGCCGTCGACCTCGCGCTCAGCGCCGAGGCGCGGCACTACTACAAGTCAGGACGGCCGTTCCTGCAGCGGCACCTCCCGTTCTGGGCGGCCGCGGTGCTGGAGCGGATGCTGCTGCTGCTCCTGCCGCTCCTCGGGATCGTGATTCCGCTGGTCCGCCTGACCCCGGTGGCGGTCGCCGCGGTGGTGAGGCGCCGCGTCCTTGGCCTCTACAACGAGCTCCGGGCGCTGGAAAGAGAGCTGCGCGCCATCGGGGCGGAGGTGCCACCCCAGGCCCTGGTGGAGCGGCTGGACCGACTGGATCAGCGGGCGCACGCGATGTGGCTGCCGATGTCGTTCATGCCAATGATCTACACGCTGCGCCATCACATCGCGCTGGTGCGGGAGCAGATGAACGTCAGATAA
- a CDS encoding ABC transporter permease: MRPDAPEFRGAGGKVWRRLRRLFGKDPLADVDAELAFHLDMRAAELVDRGLAPDAARRAALERFGDLPRIQHECGRLASRRERTLERMERMLDFAQDLRLATRSLLRRPLFAATAALALALGIAATLSIWAMVDTYLFRPLPFPNAERLVVVGQGEYSSVSYPNYLDIQARRDLFDDAMIFDNAALSVRIGDAEPTVLMFEATSGNYFSSFGIPLLMGRGYTEQEFTERAPVVVLTHAAWMTRFNGAPDILGTVVRFNGSPFTVIGVTAEGYDGMRQYLLPVQGFLPLTSGMSLDSRGTAPMQERDQSSYRVAALLQPGVTLAAARAGLTVLADQIKREHPELPDDLRFHTDWETRARPDLSIAGVVPWAAAVFLLLTGLVLMIGCTNVAGLLLARASARRNEIAVRRALGATPGRMARLIFTESMVLALLGAVFAVPLVVVMLRWFTGIRMATDFPVRFSASGGWNLVPLALGLAVIAALFTSIGPVLHAHRLPVQETLKDGGRGGSGGRRRRNARTLLVGAQVAVSFVLLVCAALFARSVKAAQRMDLGFQPAGLAMAATDVEMLRYDRAHGQRTYGELLDRARALPGAESAALVRDLPLGYNTSSRDVFFDHDIGVKDNRVDIIYNVVSPGYFTTIGYRLLEGRDFTERDDSSAAPGVVINSTMAERYWPGESAVGRRIRLSPDGEWLTVLGVVGSGPYVFTNETSRDYIYLPMAQRYSERMTLLVRAPGQTDAMLPAIRRLMHDLDPDLPISDVRTMEAHLQGGLAFLFPRLAAQIAIVLGLLGLLQAVVGLYGVIAFSVAERTQEIGIRMAIGAQPGSVIRSVLGDGLRLTLAGMVVGVLGAVGVAQLMRAVLVGIGATDVVSYLVAAALLLGVTMLAAWIPARRAARLDVVAALRGGE; this comes from the coding sequence GGCGGGAGCGCACCCTTGAACGGATGGAACGCATGCTCGACTTCGCACAGGACCTCCGACTCGCCACCCGGTCACTCCTCCGCCGCCCGCTCTTCGCGGCGACGGCGGCATTGGCGCTGGCCCTGGGCATCGCGGCCACCCTGTCGATCTGGGCGATGGTCGACACCTACCTCTTCCGGCCGCTGCCCTTCCCGAACGCCGAGCGCCTGGTCGTGGTCGGCCAGGGAGAGTACTCCTCGGTCTCCTACCCGAACTACCTGGACATCCAGGCCCGCCGCGATCTCTTCGACGACGCCATGATCTTCGACAATGCGGCGCTGAGCGTCCGCATCGGGGACGCCGAGCCCACTGTGCTGATGTTCGAGGCCACCTCCGGCAACTACTTCTCCTCCTTCGGGATTCCCCTCCTCATGGGACGTGGGTACACCGAGCAGGAATTCACCGAGCGGGCCCCGGTCGTCGTGCTCACCCATGCGGCCTGGATGACACGGTTCAACGGCGCACCGGACATTCTCGGCACGGTGGTCCGGTTCAACGGCTCGCCGTTCACGGTCATCGGGGTCACGGCCGAGGGATACGACGGAATGCGGCAGTACCTGCTGCCGGTGCAGGGCTTCCTTCCGCTGACCTCTGGCATGTCGCTCGACTCCCGCGGCACGGCGCCGATGCAGGAACGCGACCAGAGTTCGTACCGTGTGGCGGCGCTGCTGCAGCCCGGGGTGACCCTCGCGGCCGCCCGCGCCGGGCTGACTGTGCTGGCGGACCAGATCAAGCGCGAGCACCCGGAACTCCCCGACGACCTCCGGTTCCATACCGATTGGGAGACGCGGGCCCGGCCGGACCTCTCGATTGCCGGGGTTGTCCCCTGGGCGGCCGCCGTCTTCCTGCTGCTGACCGGCCTCGTGCTGATGATCGGGTGCACCAACGTCGCCGGATTGCTGCTGGCGCGCGCGTCGGCGCGCCGGAACGAGATCGCCGTGCGGCGGGCGCTCGGCGCGACGCCGGGCCGGATGGCGCGCCTGATCTTCACCGAGAGCATGGTCCTGGCCCTGCTGGGGGCCGTGTTCGCCGTTCCGCTCGTCGTGGTGATGCTCCGCTGGTTCACCGGCATCCGGATGGCCACCGACTTCCCTGTGCGCTTCAGTGCCAGCGGGGGGTGGAACCTGGTCCCGCTCGCGCTCGGACTCGCGGTGATCGCCGCCCTCTTCACCTCGATCGGGCCGGTGCTCCATGCCCACCGACTGCCCGTGCAGGAGACGTTGAAGGACGGCGGCCGCGGTGGGAGCGGGGGCCGGCGGCGCCGCAACGCGCGCACCCTGCTGGTCGGTGCGCAGGTGGCGGTGTCCTTCGTGCTCCTCGTCTGCGCCGCGCTCTTCGCCCGCAGCGTCAAGGCTGCCCAGCGCATGGACCTTGGATTCCAACCGGCCGGGCTGGCCATGGCGGCGACCGACGTCGAGATGCTGCGCTACGACCGGGCACACGGTCAGCGCACCTACGGGGAACTGCTCGACCGAGCCCGGGCGCTGCCGGGCGCGGAGTCGGCGGCCCTGGTCCGCGATCTCCCGCTGGGCTACAACACCAGCTCGCGCGACGTCTTCTTCGACCACGACATCGGGGTGAAGGACAACCGCGTCGACATCATCTACAACGTGGTGAGCCCGGGCTACTTCACGACCATCGGCTATCGACTGCTGGAGGGGCGCGACTTCACCGAGCGCGACGACAGCAGTGCCGCGCCGGGTGTCGTGATCAACTCGACCATGGCCGAGCGCTACTGGCCGGGCGAATCGGCGGTGGGCCGGCGCATCCGCCTCTCGCCCGATGGGGAGTGGCTCACGGTGCTCGGCGTCGTCGGGAGCGGCCCCTACGTCTTCACCAACGAGACCTCCCGCGACTACATCTACCTCCCGATGGCCCAGCGTTACAGTGAGCGGATGACGCTCCTGGTCCGTGCGCCCGGGCAGACGGACGCCATGCTGCCTGCCATCCGGCGCCTGATGCACGACCTGGATCCGGACCTGCCGATTTCGGACGTGCGGACCATGGAGGCCCACCTGCAGGGCGGCCTGGCCTTCCTCTTTCCCCGGCTCGCCGCCCAGATCGCGATCGTGCTCGGCCTCCTCGGCCTGCTGCAGGCGGTGGTTGGCCTGTATGGCGTGATTGCGTTCAGCGTAGCGGAGCGGACCCAGGAGATCGGCATCCGGATGGCCATCGGCGCGCAGCCGGGGAGCGTCATTCGCAGCGTGCTGGGAGACGGCCTGCGCCTGACGTTGGCGGGGATGGTGGTCGGGGTGCTCGGGGCAGTGGGGGTGGCGCAACTGATGCGCGCCGTGCTGGTGGGCATCGGCGCCACTGACGTCGTGTCTTACCTCGTCGCGGCCGCGCTGCTGCTCGGGGTGACCATGCTGGCCGCGTGGATTCCGGCCCGGCGGGCGGCGCGGCTGGATGTGGTGGCGGCGCTGCGGGGGGGGGAGTAA
- a CDS encoding helix-turn-helix transcriptional regulator, with protein MTTVMDDMAAVFDALGNSTRRKILDLVKADPGCGVGELAAHFDTSRIAVMHHLRQLEECDLIVSRKDGRTRRLYHNPVPIQLIHDRWTTEYSEFWASKMADIKYAVEQGSTRRSKHGRHGTAGVKDPHSGSDRGRVA; from the coding sequence ATGACGACGGTCATGGACGACATGGCGGCGGTCTTCGATGCCCTGGGCAATTCGACGCGCCGGAAGATTCTGGACCTTGTGAAGGCCGACCCCGGCTGCGGCGTCGGCGAGTTGGCGGCGCACTTCGACACCTCGCGCATCGCGGTCATGCATCATCTCCGACAACTGGAGGAGTGCGACCTCATCGTGTCGCGCAAGGATGGCCGGACCCGCCGGCTCTATCACAACCCGGTGCCGATCCAGCTGATCCACGATCGGTGGACCACCGAATACAGTGAGTTCTGGGCCAGCAAGATGGCGGACATCAAGTACGCGGTCGAACAGGGATCAACGAGGAGGTCGAAACATGGCAGACACGGTACGGCTGGTGTCAAAGATCCACATTCAGGGTCGGATCGAGGACGTGTGGCGTGA
- a CDS encoding trypsin-like serine protease encodes MLLSLPAQAQQPGRATAALSGGPHRPDTDTPEANATVYVMATGACTGTLVAPRIVLTAAHCVDHSPASGARVTLDQFGNWETPGTWYPLVQFPRGITIHVGADRMAPLEIVTASRYNVAGYADVILLGLDQAVPPASARPAPVLTRTVPPNNPAGFLRGKAFSMVGWGQMEGGAIPSRRRTNEATFAKYPNTSFFPAPRGNPLQADVLGVGGTEFSPGDSGGPLYWLDDEDGIRFVIGVGQGTEPGGGRYFLTFARGGLDGKGDPRPDLAAWLERVLRPSMHWGGVGRAPARSVSLTACADRQLYILTADGHVHYSADGVTWADQGALPVDGAHSLACQDGQIYLLDRTRQLIRVRRDSRGLWQADRIGRPAAAASVAAPAAGRADVFWALNDDKTLWKNLHGGADSKWVRVGKPQNARLIAATRGVVYALNTDNSIWINQADGHDGQWLRVGQLGNVAAWSIVEADGTGVIAPFALLRDGNVVRGNLAAAVPR; translated from the coding sequence ATGCTCCTCTCCCTCCCCGCCCAGGCACAGCAACCGGGCCGCGCTACTGCCGCACTGAGCGGCGGACCGCACCGCCCGGACACCGACACCCCCGAGGCCAACGCCACCGTGTATGTCATGGCAACCGGCGCCTGTACCGGCACGCTGGTGGCACCGCGCATCGTGCTCACCGCCGCGCACTGCGTGGATCATTCACCCGCGTCGGGGGCGCGCGTCACCCTTGACCAGTTCGGCAACTGGGAGACTCCCGGCACCTGGTATCCGCTCGTCCAGTTCCCACGCGGGATCACCATTCATGTGGGTGCGGACCGGATGGCACCCCTCGAAATCGTCACGGCCAGTCGCTACAACGTGGCCGGGTACGCCGATGTCATCCTCCTGGGGCTCGACCAGGCGGTGCCCCCCGCTTCCGCCCGACCGGCACCAGTCTTGACCCGGACCGTCCCCCCCAACAACCCGGCGGGATTCCTGCGCGGCAAGGCATTCTCGATGGTGGGCTGGGGTCAGATGGAGGGCGGCGCAATTCCCAGCCGCCGGCGAACCAATGAAGCCACCTTCGCGAAGTATCCGAACACAAGCTTTTTTCCCGCCCCCCGGGGCAACCCCTTGCAGGCCGACGTGCTCGGCGTCGGCGGAACCGAGTTCAGCCCTGGCGACTCGGGTGGACCGCTGTACTGGCTGGATGATGAGGACGGGATCCGCTTCGTGATCGGTGTCGGCCAGGGCACCGAGCCCGGCGGCGGCCGATACTTTCTTACCTTTGCGCGCGGTGGCCTCGACGGGAAGGGAGATCCACGCCCCGACCTGGCCGCGTGGCTCGAGCGGGTGCTCCGGCCCTCAATGCACTGGGGTGGAGTGGGGAGAGCCCCGGCGCGGAGCGTGAGCCTCACCGCCTGCGCCGACCGACAGCTCTATATCCTGACCGCGGACGGGCACGTTCATTACAGCGCCGATGGCGTCACCTGGGCCGACCAGGGGGCCCTCCCGGTCGACGGAGCCCATTCGCTCGCCTGCCAGGACGGTCAGATCTACCTCCTCGACCGGACCCGCCAGTTGATTCGGGTTCGGCGAGACAGCCGAGGACTCTGGCAGGCCGATCGCATCGGCCGGCCCGCGGCCGCGGCGTCGGTCGCGGCCCCCGCCGCGGGGCGCGCCGACGTCTTCTGGGCCTTGAACGACGACAAGACCCTCTGGAAGAACCTGCACGGTGGCGCGGACAGCAAGTGGGTTCGCGTCGGGAAGCCGCAGAATGCGCGGCTCATCGCAGCCACCCGCGGGGTGGTGTATGCCCTCAACACCGACAACAGCATCTGGATAAATCAGGCCGATGGGCACGACGGTCAGTGGCTTCGAGTGGGGCAACTCGGCAACGTGGCCGCCTGGAGTATCGTGGAGGCCGACGGCACCGGCGTGATTGCACCATTCGCGCTGCTTCGGGACGGCAACGTGGTCCGCGGCAACCTGGCGGCGGCGGTGCCCAGGTGA
- a CDS encoding DUF4399 domain-containing protein — translation MGEAPAPTMAIATGASHAPRRRYLSCLAAVVVVVSACADRPAPPVASAAVHILTPADGDTVPADFVVRLGVTGAQVVPATGIRVDGEGHHHLFVDADLTPADSVIPKTEGVHHIGSGADSLLLQGLAPGTHRIIARFAYGNHVPMPNVGTDTIWVVVK, via the coding sequence ATGGGAGAAGCACCCGCCCCGACGATGGCGATCGCCACTGGGGCGTCCCATGCTCCTCGCAGGCGATACCTCTCTTGCCTGGCAGCCGTCGTCGTCGTCGTCTCCGCCTGCGCCGACCGGCCGGCCCCTCCGGTTGCGTCCGCCGCGGTGCACATCCTGACCCCGGCCGACGGCGACACCGTTCCGGCGGACTTCGTGGTCCGTCTGGGGGTGACCGGCGCCCAGGTCGTTCCGGCGACGGGGATACGCGTGGACGGCGAGGGGCACCACCACCTCTTCGTGGACGCCGACCTCACCCCTGCTGACTCGGTCATTCCCAAGACCGAAGGCGTCCACCACATCGGCAGCGGCGCCGACTCGCTCCTCCTTCAGGGGCTGGCTCCTGGGACGCATCGGATCATCGCCCGGTTTGCGTATGGCAACCACGTACCGATGCCGAATGTGGGGACGGATACGATCTGGGTGGTGGTGAAGTAG
- a CDS encoding ATP-binding protein, producing the protein MRRIDAADGLLTGGVRSIAQDSVGFIWLGTVGGLHRWDGNRLVHWAPHQLRGWVNQIVACPDGQLFALEEPGRVWQITTDSAVGVPAPADHIETGPVTFGCDATSHLWLANWDQVWQRTTTAGWVEMLPGTMRGQLVEVLSDPTQDGAWLGTRSAVWHLDGDGTVHRVAQVPRAVVVSVSAEGDTLILSRTGALWRVSGNALTKVYEVPGRGIGLVRRGASVYASHDRYLVRVGASEPPIVVGPDEIPEGGGPLLLDREGSLWLATPNGVLQFSEPETLLWTGRHGLPSAFTRYLARQDERIWVTTWQGTGFVERSGQGWRATTADQWPSSSGLAVDGQGTLWIATATGVHEVRNGRAEATHPWGVPTMQFQSEPLPAGGVWMATNRGLVTAHSSDGNGPVRLVETPIGGTLLRVKRMRSGVVWLVGGERVCHTRAPVESWVSVEWICEDVPGAVELRGIAELPDGGVWLASSRSGVHARRGGAWVPLPGNADLPSRSVLGLEPAPSGGIWVYGHGMALRVRPDSTRPEGWEVLESVTAWQGVPANVFSDLLEEADGTLWLATAMGVARVPAAARTIPELAPRVALVEARVDADLVSPDSEPVLPFRHHRLEVRFAAMSYRAPSLLRYQVRLLPDETWTDVRGEPSFRWIDLPRGDYRAEVRASLDGRIWSAETGGFAFSVRGPWYLEPWSLLLGALLLLGAAGAAYRARVGVLLEMERQRTRIAMDLHDELGSGLGGVGILAGVLAEGTPDEPERRRLARQVMHISEELGTALSDIVWSLDPRDGTLSELGARLREHGTRLFATGEAQFRVDLPDPWPQLQLNSTVRRSLLLVGLEALHNVSRHASASEVSLALRLTDDQLELIVEDNGSGLPNGGAPSSTAGRGLTSMARRATEAGGRLDLDSRPGGGTIVRFVVPRRSLSRS; encoded by the coding sequence GTGCGCCGCATCGACGCCGCCGACGGCCTCCTCACCGGGGGCGTGCGTTCCATTGCTCAGGACAGCGTCGGCTTCATCTGGCTCGGCACGGTTGGCGGCCTGCACCGGTGGGACGGAAACCGGCTGGTCCACTGGGCACCGCATCAACTTCGTGGATGGGTCAACCAGATCGTGGCCTGTCCCGACGGGCAGCTTTTTGCCCTCGAGGAGCCGGGCCGCGTCTGGCAAATCACCACCGACAGCGCAGTCGGCGTTCCGGCACCGGCGGACCACATCGAGACGGGGCCCGTGACCTTCGGCTGCGACGCCACGAGCCACCTCTGGCTCGCCAACTGGGACCAGGTCTGGCAACGCACCACCACGGCCGGATGGGTGGAGATGCTGCCTGGGACCATGCGCGGTCAGCTGGTCGAGGTGCTGAGCGATCCCACACAGGATGGCGCATGGCTGGGCACGCGCAGCGCCGTCTGGCATCTGGATGGCGATGGCACCGTCCACCGGGTCGCCCAGGTGCCGCGCGCTGTAGTGGTCTCGGTATCTGCCGAGGGCGACACCCTGATCCTGTCGAGGACGGGGGCACTCTGGCGCGTCAGCGGGAACGCGCTGACCAAGGTGTATGAGGTTCCCGGAAGAGGCATCGGTCTCGTCCGCCGCGGCGCCTCCGTCTACGCATCCCATGATCGGTATCTGGTCCGGGTCGGGGCTTCTGAGCCGCCGATCGTGGTGGGCCCGGACGAGATTCCGGAGGGCGGCGGCCCCCTGCTGCTCGACCGGGAGGGCAGTCTCTGGCTCGCGACGCCGAACGGGGTACTGCAGTTCTCCGAACCGGAGACACTGCTCTGGACCGGACGACACGGCCTGCCCTCCGCCTTCACCCGGTACCTCGCGCGCCAGGACGAGCGAATCTGGGTGACGACCTGGCAGGGTACCGGATTCGTGGAACGCTCAGGGCAAGGCTGGCGGGCAACGACCGCCGACCAGTGGCCTTCAAGTTCGGGGCTCGCGGTCGACGGACAGGGGACGCTCTGGATTGCCACTGCCACCGGAGTGCATGAGGTACGCAATGGCCGGGCAGAGGCGACCCACCCTTGGGGCGTCCCCACGATGCAGTTCCAATCCGAGCCGCTGCCTGCCGGCGGCGTCTGGATGGCGACGAATCGAGGGCTCGTCACCGCGCACTCCTCGGATGGCAACGGGCCGGTTCGTCTCGTGGAGACACCGATTGGCGGCACACTTCTCCGCGTGAAACGCATGCGCAGCGGGGTCGTGTGGCTGGTGGGCGGCGAGCGCGTCTGCCACACCCGCGCGCCGGTGGAGAGCTGGGTATCAGTCGAGTGGATCTGCGAAGACGTGCCCGGTGCCGTGGAACTGCGAGGTATCGCCGAGCTACCCGATGGCGGGGTCTGGCTGGCGTCGTCCCGCAGCGGAGTGCACGCCCGGCGAGGTGGCGCGTGGGTGCCCCTGCCAGGCAACGCGGATCTTCCATCCCGGTCGGTGCTCGGCCTCGAGCCCGCGCCCTCAGGCGGCATCTGGGTCTATGGTCATGGGATGGCGCTCCGGGTCCGTCCCGACAGCACCCGCCCCGAGGGCTGGGAGGTGCTCGAATCGGTCACGGCGTGGCAGGGGGTGCCGGCCAACGTCTTTTCCGATCTCCTGGAGGAAGCCGACGGTACGCTCTGGCTGGCCACCGCCATGGGCGTGGCGCGGGTTCCCGCCGCGGCCCGCACCATTCCCGAGCTCGCGCCCCGGGTCGCCCTGGTGGAGGCGAGGGTGGACGCCGACCTCGTCTCACCCGACAGCGAACCGGTGCTCCCCTTTCGTCACCACCGGCTCGAGGTCCGATTTGCGGCGATGAGCTATCGTGCGCCGTCGTTGCTGCGCTACCAGGTGCGCCTCCTCCCAGATGAGACCTGGACCGATGTACGCGGCGAACCATCCTTTCGCTGGATCGACTTGCCGCGGGGCGACTATCGTGCCGAGGTGCGCGCCTCCCTCGACGGCCGGATCTGGTCGGCAGAGACCGGGGGCTTCGCCTTTTCGGTGCGCGGGCCGTGGTACCTCGAACCGTGGAGCCTCCTGCTTGGGGCCCTGCTCCTCCTTGGAGCAGCTGGCGCTGCGTATCGGGCTCGTGTAGGAGTTCTGCTGGAAATGGAGCGCCAGCGCACCCGGATCGCCATGGACTTGCACGACGAACTGGGTTCTGGGCTGGGAGGCGTGGGAATCCTCGCGGGTGTATTGGCGGAGGGAACACCCGATGAGCCGGAGCGTCGACGACTGGCGCGGCAGGTCATGCACATCAGCGAGGAGCTTGGCACTGCCCTCTCAGACATCGTCTGGTCGCTCGACCCTCGCGACGGCACACTCAGCGAGCTCGGGGCGCGGCTGCGGGAGCACGGAACGCGACTCTTCGCAACGGGTGAGGCACAGTTTCGAGTCGACTTGCCGGACCCGTGGCCCCAGCTCCAGCTCAATTCGACCGTGCGCCGAAGCCTGCTGTTGGTGGGCCTCGAAGCGCTGCACAACGTTTCTCGTCATGCCTCGGCCTCGGAGGTGTCGCTCGCGCTCCGGCTCACGGACGACCAGCTGGAGCTCATCGTCGAAGACAACGGGAGCGGACTGCCGAACGGCGGAGCCCCATCCTCGACGGCCGGGCGCGGACTGACCAGCATGGCGAGGCGGGCGACGGAGGCCGGAGGCCGACTCGACCTCGACTCCCGGCCCGGTGGAGGCACCATCGTCCGGTTCGTGGTGCCCCGACGCTCACTGTCCCGTTCCTAG
- a CDS encoding response regulator transcription factor — MTVRVATVEDDRHYRSSLETLFAHARGFVFGSAFRTADEALLSASQSHTLAGGPPWDLLLMDLALPGTDGITATRLMKEMLPDVPVVVLTAFEDPRRVLDAICSGADGYLVKRAPATEILGELRSILAGGAPLSSGVAKTVLELLRVQATAPPNRTLLPIDNAQLSLTEREHDVLRGLGSGLSYKEIASDLDISIDTVRTHVRHLYSKLHVRSVALAVRVALERGLI, encoded by the coding sequence ATGACGGTCCGGGTTGCCACGGTCGAAGACGACCGCCACTACCGCTCCAGTCTGGAGACGCTCTTTGCCCATGCACGGGGGTTCGTGTTCGGGAGCGCCTTTCGCACGGCGGACGAGGCGCTGCTCTCAGCGTCCCAGTCTCACACACTCGCCGGCGGTCCGCCGTGGGACCTCCTCCTCATGGACCTTGCCCTCCCGGGCACTGACGGCATCACCGCCACCCGCCTGATGAAGGAGATGCTGCCCGACGTCCCCGTCGTGGTGCTGACGGCCTTCGAAGACCCGCGCCGGGTCCTCGACGCCATCTGCAGCGGAGCCGACGGGTACCTGGTCAAGCGGGCGCCCGCGACAGAGATCCTCGGGGAGCTGCGCAGTATTCTCGCGGGTGGCGCCCCGCTCTCGTCGGGTGTGGCCAAGACGGTGCTGGAGTTACTCCGGGTGCAGGCCACTGCCCCGCCAAACCGTACCCTGCTCCCCATCGACAATGCCCAGCTTTCGCTGACCGAGCGGGAGCACGACGTGCTGCGCGGCCTCGGCAGCGGGCTGTCGTACAAGGAGATCGCCTCCGACCTCGATATCAGCATCGACACCGTCCGTACTCACGTGCGCCACCTCTACAGCAAGCTGCACGTCCGCAGCGTCGCACTCGCGGTACGCGTGGCACTGGAGCGCGGGTTGATCTGA
- a CDS encoding DUF4287 domain-containing protein: MADNAKAVETMIKNIEAKTGKTIAQLGAVVAKSGLTKHGEIRTMLMEKFDLGHGQANTVAHLALKSDGESAAAARGLSAGDVLAEIYSGKKADLRPIHDKVLGILKGLGDYEAAPKKGYVSYRKKKQFVMVGPKTNTAVELGFGAKNLPAHPRLKEMPPNSMCKYTTRVNSAGEVDAQVAKWIEISYANAG, from the coding sequence ATGGCTGACAACGCCAAGGCCGTCGAGACAATGATCAAGAACATCGAGGCCAAGACCGGCAAGACCATCGCCCAGCTCGGCGCTGTCGTCGCCAAGAGCGGCCTCACCAAGCATGGCGAGATCCGCACCATGCTGATGGAAAAGTTCGACCTCGGCCACGGCCAGGCCAACACCGTCGCACACCTCGCCCTCAAGAGCGATGGGGAAAGTGCGGCGGCGGCACGCGGCCTGTCGGCCGGCGACGTCCTTGCCGAGATCTACAGCGGCAAGAAGGCCGACCTCCGGCCGATCCACGACAAGGTGCTCGGCATCCTGAAAGGACTGGGCGACTACGAGGCGGCGCCGAAGAAGGGGTACGTCAGCTATCGGAAGAAGAAGCAGTTTGTGATGGTGGGGCCGAAGACCAACACGGCCGTCGAGCTCGGCTTCGGTGCCAAGAACCTGCCCGCGCATCCCCGGCTCAAGGAGATGCCCCCCAACAGCATGTGCAAGTACACCACACGTGTGAACTCCGCCGGCGAGGTCGACGCCCAGGTCGCGAAGTGGATCGAGATATCGTACGCAAACGCGGGGTGA